The following coding sequences are from one Sardina pilchardus chromosome 16, fSarPil1.1, whole genome shotgun sequence window:
- the LOC134059663 gene encoding ribonuclease inhibitor-like — protein MRELQLSENKAGDSGVKHLSSLLEDPNCKLDKLHLYSCSIGEEGFRALASALRSNPSTMRKLQLSVNKAGDSGVKHLSSLLEDPNCKLEKLHLNNCSIGEEGFRALASALRSNPSHMRELQLSENKAGDSGVKHLSSLLEDPNCKLEKLHLNNCSIGEEGFRALASALRSNPSHMRELQLSGNKAGDSGVKHLSSLLEDPNCKLEKLHLANCSIGEEGFRALASALRSNPSHMRELQLSGNKAGDSGVKHLSSLLEDPNCKLEKLHLDKCSIGEEGFRALASALRSNPSHMRELQLSGNEAGDSGVKHLSSLLEDPNCKLEKVPEE, from the exons atgagagagctgcagctgagtgagaataaagcaggagactcaggagtgaagcatctttcttctcttctggaggatcccaactgtaaactggataaactaca cctgtatagctgcagtattggagaggaaggcttcagagctcttgcatcagcactgagatcaaacccctcaacCATGAGaaagctgcagctgagtgtgaataaagcaggagactcaggagtgaagcatctttcttctcttctggaggatcccaactgtaaactggagaaactaca cctgaataactgcagtattggagaggaaggcttcagagctcttgcatcagcactgagatcaaacccctcacacatgagagagctgcagctgagtgagaATAAAGccggagactcaggagtgaagcatctttcttctcttctggaggatcccaactgtaaactggaaaaactaca cctgaataactgcagtattggagaggaaggcttcagagctcttgcatcagcactgagatcaaacccctcacacatgagagagctgcagctgagtgggaataaagcaggagactcaggagtgaagcatctttcttctcttctggaggatcccaactgtaaactggagaaactaca cctggctaactgcagtattggagaggaaggtttcagagctcttgcatcagcactgagatcaaacccctcacacatgagagagctgcagctgagtgggaataaagcaggagactcaggagtgaagcatctttcttctcttctggaggatcccaactgtaaactggagaaactaca cctggataagtgcagtattggagaggaaggcttcagagctcttgcatcagcactgagatcaaacccctcacacatgagagagctgcagctgagtgggaatgaagcaggagactcaggagtgaagcatctttcttctcttctggaggatcccaactgtaaactggagaaa GTTCCTGAAGAGTAg
- the LOC134060113 gene encoding uncharacterized protein LOC134060113, with the protein MDQQVNTKQDGSLKGQSSLHHERPPSPVPTCVSMKSDKSEDRVINFKHDVTDGSSGFHHERSPSPVPTCVSMKSDESEDRFIHFQHDDVTAGSSGQMEECKPDAVSGQFTQRDLQHIFQVLEEKIITFVKNELKRFKKILDYQEHFEGKEQDESDAREGALKMALHFLRNMKQNNIADKLQENEHDVVCQTELKRNLKKKYQSVFEGIQKQGSSALLEKIYTEVYITEGGSGKVNEEHEVRQIESKSKRPAGQETPIKCTDIFKPLPGQDKPIRSVITKGVAGIGKTVSVQKYILDWAERKENQYICCVLITN; encoded by the exons CTCACtccatcatgagaggcctccatcacctgtgcccacttgtgtgtccatgaagagtgacaagTCAGAGGATCGTGTGATAAACTTCAAACATGATGTCACAGATGGATCAAG TGGATTCCATCATGAGAGGTCTCCTTCACctgtgcccacttgtgtgtccatgaagagtgacgaGTCAGAGGATCGCTTCATACACTTCcaacatgatgatgtcacagcTGGATCAAG TGGCCAAATGGAAGAATGCAAACCAGATGCTGTCAGTGGCCAGTTCACCCAGCGGGACCTCCAGCACATATTCCAG GTGCTTGAGGAGAAGATCATCACCTTTGTAAAGAATGAGCTGAAGAGATTCAAGAAGATTCTAGATTACCAAGAACACTTTGAGGGTAAAGAGCAGGATGAGAGTGATGCCAGAGAAGGGGCTCTTAAGATGGCACTGCACTTCCTGAGGAACATGAAGCAGAATAACATTGCTGACAAACTGCAAGAAA ATGAGCATGATGTGGTTTGTCAGACTGAGCTGAAGAGAAATCTCAAGAAAAAGTACCAGAGTGTGTTTGAAGGAATACAAAAGCAaggcagctctgctctgctggagaagatctacacagaggtctacatcacagagggaggaagtgggaaAGTAAATGAGGAGCATGAAGTCAGGCAGATTGAGTCCAAATCCAAGAGACCAGCTGGACAGGAGACACCAATCAAATGCACAGACATCTTTAAGCCCTTACCTGGCCAagacaaaccaatcagaagtgtcATCACAAAGGGAGTAGCTGGCATTGgcaaaactgtctcagttcaGAAGTACATCCTGGATTGGGCTGAGAGGAAAGAAAACCAATATATCTGTTGTGTACTCATAACTAACTAG